The Syngnathoides biaculeatus isolate LvHL_M chromosome 6, ASM1980259v1, whole genome shotgun sequence genome has a window encoding:
- the bncr gene encoding protein Bouncer isoform X1, with protein MPTMWQLLQVATFFFYLVPSGLCGNLRCFFRPILEKDYKLDPIVTECPPEEVCFKAEGRFGNFSALSAKGCLPKSVCSLEHDLSYKGVMYKMRYACCDRPYCNSCTGLVANTFVVTVTLVTVAVMVGS; from the coding sequence GCCGACCATGTGGCAGCTCCTTCAAGTTGCCACATTCTTCTTCTACCTCGTGCCGTCTGGACTGTGCGGCAACCTGCGCTGTTTCTTCAGGCCCATCCTGGAGAAGGATTACAAATTGGATCCCATCGTGACCGAGTGCCCGCCGGAGGAGGTGTGCTTCAAAGCTGAGGGTCGCTTCGGCAACTTCAGCGCTCTGTCGGCAAAGGGCTGCCTGCCGAAGAGCGTCTGCAGCCTAGAGCATGACCTCTCGTACAAAGGGGTCATGTACAAGATGCGCTATGCTTGCTGCGATCGGCCATATTGCAATTCCTGCACAGGTCTCGTCGCCAACACCTTCGTCGTCACCGTAACACTTGTGACTGTTGCTGTGATGGTTGGGAGCTGA
- the bncr gene encoding protein Bouncer isoform X2 — translation MWQLLQVATFFFYLVPSGLCGNLRCFFRPILEKDYKLDPIVTECPPEEVCFKAEGRFGNFSALSAKGCLPKSVCSLEHDLSYKGVMYKMRYACCDRPYCNSCTGLVANTFVVTVTLVTVAVMVGS, via the coding sequence ATGTGGCAGCTCCTTCAAGTTGCCACATTCTTCTTCTACCTCGTGCCGTCTGGACTGTGCGGCAACCTGCGCTGTTTCTTCAGGCCCATCCTGGAGAAGGATTACAAATTGGATCCCATCGTGACCGAGTGCCCGCCGGAGGAGGTGTGCTTCAAAGCTGAGGGTCGCTTCGGCAACTTCAGCGCTCTGTCGGCAAAGGGCTGCCTGCCGAAGAGCGTCTGCAGCCTAGAGCATGACCTCTCGTACAAAGGGGTCATGTACAAGATGCGCTATGCTTGCTGCGATCGGCCATATTGCAATTCCTGCACAGGTCTCGTCGCCAACACCTTCGTCGTCACCGTAACACTTGTGACTGTTGCTGTGATGGTTGGGAGCTGA